From Paenibacillus sp. PL2-23:
TCTGGTCATCATCCAGCCAGCCGACGAGCTTGTCTCCCTGGATAAGTCCAAGCTCGCTTAGCCGCACCTTCGTCTGCGTGGTCGTCCCCCCCATCATGCCCGCGTTATCAGTGCCTTCCCCTGGACCGGCGATGACAAGTCCCGGAATGCTGGTTGCCTGCGTGCTGCCAAGCAGCTCCATCAACACGTCGTGAGCTGTCATCTGGCGGAACGAGGAGCTTCCCAGCTCCTGATTCGCTATCATCCGCTGGATCGCCGCCCCCGGTATTTGCTCCAGCGGGATCAGCTGCTCCAGCATGCGCCTGGCGCTGCCTTTGGACAGGAAGACGCTTACGGTTTCTCTGGAATCGTGATTTCTCAGGTACGCCTCCAGCAAGGGACCCAGTCCCTTGCGCGCCGCTTCCTGCCCGATCACAATAGATTGATTGTGGGAGAAATAGAGCCTGCGGCTCGTCTCCTCGCTCGCTTTGCTGATGGCGTATCGGAAGTTCTCACCGGTTGTCGAGAACACATTGACTGCAGCAGTCCCGCTCTCCCCCGTCTGGCTGGAGATCGCTTTGGGAATGACGATCTGATAGGACAACGTCCACTTGCCGTTATGCCAGTCGACACCCGTGGCCGAGATAATCGCTATATCATTCAGCTCCACGCGATTCCAGCAGCCCGTCTGAACCAGCAGGAGCAAGGCGCATATCATGAATCTGAGCATTCGCATCGCGGTTGCCCCCTCTATTTGCCGGAATGCCGCTGCGCGGGCGGGCGCTTGGCACTGCCCTGCCGCCGCGGATTGCGAAGATTCGTGTCCATGGGCCGCAGCACGATCGACCACCAAGGCTTGCGGACAAATATCCCCTTCAGCATTACCCATTTATTCGGTGAAGGGGCGAACGGGGACATATACGGCACCCCGAACGAACGCAGCGACGTCAGGTGTACGATGATGAACAGCACCGATACATAAATGCCCAGAAATCCGAGCATGCCCGCCATGATCATAATGCCGAACCGAAGAATCCTCGACGTTGCCGCCATGCTGGATTCCGGCATCACGAAATTCGAAATCGCCGTAAAGGATACTACGATAACCATGCCGGCGGACACGATGCCCGCTTGCACAGCCGATTGCCCCAGCACGAGCGCGCCCACGATCGAGATGGCTGGACCAATTGCCCGCGGCATGCGCAGCCCCGCCTCGCGAAGCACCTCGAAGGTCATCTCCATCAGCAGGGCTTCCACCAGACCGGG
This genomic window contains:
- a CDS encoding Ger(x)C family spore germination protein — its product is MRMLRFMICALLLLVQTGCWNRVELNDIAIISATGVDWHNGKWTLSYQIVIPKAISSQTGESGTAAVNVFSTTGENFRYAISKASEETSRRLYFSHNQSIVIGQEAARKGLGPLLEAYLRNHDSRETVSVFLSKGSARRMLEQLIPLEQIPGAAIQRMIANQELGSSSFRQMTAHDVLMELLGSTQATSIPGLVIAGPGEGTDNAGMMGGTTTQTKVRLSELGLIQGDKLVGWLDDDQSRGTMWLTDHIDKTTVSFSCSDEGKGKETSSARILTASTRLKPEPRNGKWLIRADVEATGILMEYNCPGDLSKPAEVEKLERRIENEIKATMLDGWEAVRKQGVDVTGFGTLIYRSYPKQWKEISGSWRDVFPQTEVEATVKMKLNSTGMSGNNFKDAQKKAGS